The Gordonia mangrovi genome includes the window CGCGATCCGCGGTGCGGGCATGGTGGTCACTCGGTCTTCTCCAGGTCGGTTGCTGCCAGGGTGCGGCTGACGTCGAGGAATGCATCGTTCTCGGCGGCCAGCCCGATGGTGACACGCAGGTGTCCGGCGATGCCGACGTCGCGGATCAACACGCCGTCATCGAGGTACCGCTGCCAGCTGGCCGGGGCGTTCCGGAACCGGCCGAACAACAGGAAATTGGCATCGGAATCGATCACCTGATACCCGGTGGCGGTCAGATCGGCGGCCACCCGTTTGCGTTCGGCGATGATCGCGGCGACGCCGGCGAGGGTGTCGTCCCGGTGGCGCAGCGCCGCCCGCGCCGCCGCCTGCGTCAGCACCGACAGGTGATACGGCAGCCGCACGAGTTGCAGGGCGTCGACGATGGCCGGCGATGCGGCCAGATAGCCGAGGCGACCGCCGGCGAAGGCGAAGGCCTTGCTCATGGTGCGGCTGACGACGACCTTGGTCGGGAATTCGTCGATCAGCTCGACCGCACTGGGTTGTTCGGAGAACTCGCCGTAGGCCTCGTCGACGATGACGATGCCCGGCGCCGCCGCCACGATCGCGCGCAGGTCCGCGTTCGGGATCGAACCGCCGGTCGGGTTGTTGGGGGAGGTCACGAACACCACGTCGGGGCGCCGGTTGGTCACCTCGGCGATCGCATAGTCGACGTCGAGGGAGAAATCCGATGCCCGCACCGCGTGCAGCCAGGTGGTGTCGGTGCCGTCGGAGATGATCGGGTGCATCGAGTACGACGGAACGAAGCCCAGCGCGCTGCGTCCG containing:
- a CDS encoding histidinol-phosphate transaminase; amino-acid sequence: MSTPQTVVPGLGVTIDDLPLRGNLRGKSPYGAPQLKVSVVLNTNENPHPPSAALIADVADSVRTAAAELHRYPDRDAVALRTDLAEYLTEVTGTRLTVENLWAANGSNEILQQLLQAFGGPGRSALGFVPSYSMHPIISDGTDTTWLHAVRASDFSLDVDYAIAEVTNRRPDVVFVTSPNNPTGGSIPNADLRAIVAAAPGIVIVDEAYGEFSEQPSAVELIDEFPTKVVVSRTMSKAFAFAGGRLGYLAASPAIVDALQLVRLPYHLSVLTQAAARAALRHRDDTLAGVAAIIAERKRVAADLTATGYQVIDSDANFLLFGRFRNAPASWQRYLDDGVLIRDVGIAGHLRVTIGLAAENDAFLDVSRTLAATDLEKTE